Below is a window of Methanomassiliicoccales archaeon DNA.
CGACACGCTCGAAGATCACTATCCGGGCGATGGCCAATACCGGATTCCCTTCGGCCTCGGGAGGGCAGAAGGCCTTTCCGATCTTCCTCTTGATGTCCTCCGGTAGGTCGTGGATCAGGATGCCGCTGTCCGGGTCGCTCTTGGACATCTTCGAGGCGAGAGGGTCCATGCGGTTGCCTCCCTTGAGCCCAGGCAGCAACGGGGTATGAACCGCCACCGGTTTCTTCATGCCCATCTTCTCCGCCCCCTCCCTGGCAAGCATATGCACCTTGCGCTGGTCCATGCCCGCGTAGGCGACGTCCACCTTGAGCATGAAGATGTCGGTCGCCTGCAAAAGGGGGTAGATGAACTTGGAGGAATCCAGTTCGGCCTCTTCCTCCGTCCTCCCCATGATGGAGAGGGCCCTCTTGACCCGGGACAGGGAGGCGCTCTTGCCGGTCTTGATCACAACCTCCCAGTAATCAATGTCATCCATTATGTCGGAGGCCAGGACGAACTTCACCTTGTCCCTCGGCACTCCCAGCGCTTCGAAGCAATCCTTCATGTATTCTGCGCAATCCCTGATGTTCTGTATATCCCCGCCGAGCTTGTCATTGATGTAGGCATGCCAATCGGCAAAGAATATGATGAACTCGAAACCGGCATCGATGAAGTTCCTCACCTTCTGGGTGACGACCATCCATCCGATGTGCACCAGACCGGAAGGCTCGAAGCCGACATAGCCCCGGGGAGCGGCCTTGGAGGATAGCAGTGCCATCAGCTCTTCCGACGTGATGATCTCCTCGG
It encodes the following:
- a CDS encoding tyrosine--tRNA ligase, which translates into the protein MQPDERFKLIARNTEEIITSEELMALLSSKAAPRGYVGFEPSGLVHIGWMVVTQKVRNFIDAGFEFIIFFADWHAYINDKLGGDIQNIRDCAEYMKDCFEALGVPRDKVKFVLASDIMDDIDYWEVVIKTGKSASLSRVKRALSIMGRTEEEAELDSSKFIYPLLQATDIFMLKVDVAYAGMDQRKVHMLAREGAEKMGMKKPVAVHTPLLPGLKGGNRMDPLASKMSKSDPDSGILIHDLPEDIKRKIGKAFCPPEAEGNPVLAIARIVIFERVDRIDIKRPEKFGGNVSFASYEDLEQAYLNGKLHAMDLKNAVAETLADILAPTREYFVKKPESLVRIREIVSSVKSMR